AAATGAATCATAAAGTTCATACTTTTCGTGTCTAAGCAGGCTGTACCCAACCACCGAACGCTTTCTCCAATTCTTGTGCCACAGCCAAACATAAATGATCGTTATACGGAGCTGCTACAacctaaatattaattttaataatattatacttacaGCTTTTACTTGTAGTGTTTTGCAATTAAAGAAGGTAACTGTCTTACCTGTACTCCAACAGGTAATCCATCTTTGTCTAATCCAAGTGGTACTTGACAGGTTGGTAGCCTAAGAATGTTGAAGAGACACCAATATCCGAAATTAAAAGGTCTCAAATAAGCGGTGTAATGATAGCTGGCTGGGAATGGTGAAGATGGGTAAAGCAAAACTCCATCATCTCCTAACTTGTCCTAAAATAAAACATGGAAGTCATCGTTTACATACGTTTTTAAATACGCCAACACATTCAAACTGTGAATACTTACCAACAAATATTTCTTCATGTTTGCAGTTACATTCTTTGCCCATACAGGATTATCTTTTGGTAATAAATCTTCATCTATCAACTTCATTATTGCTGCTAGTGTCAATTCACACTTTCCAGTTAGTAATTTATAGATCTCTGAAACTGCGCGTGCACGGTACTAAAAgtaagaaataatttttaaatatagtGCGTAAGTGCATATCTGCTATTATATTTATCTAAGTTACCTGTCCATTCGTTATACTCAGTTTGAAATCTAAGTTTTCTTCAGACATCCAAAATCTCCATAAGCGATAACTGTATTCAGAGCCGGGTATTCTAATCTGTGATTGATTAAGGATTagattaatacaatataattaataaataactgTAAAAGTTTATTTACTTAATGATACGATATTCACTTTTGTCGCAGAGCCAGTAACTTCCTTCAAGTGATATACAGCTTTCAGAAGGGCAGTCTTCATTTCAGAATCTACTTTACTTGCTCTTAAATCGCCTGAACTTTCTTGATAAAAAAATTTCAGCTTTTTTATATCTACCGATGTATCAAGCTGTAAAAGAGATACTTTCTCCCCAATTAAAACTTTTAGAAAAGGTGCTAAATCTTCTGCCTTTTTACAAATTGGGCCTGCTTCTGCCATTGAATTGGAATAATCCACTTTTCTGAGTCCAACACCTTTTAATGGCGTTAAACCTGCAAATATTCATATAAGTACTCCATATAGATTTATAAAGAAAGTAAAATATTGATACCTTCAGTTGGTTTGTGTCCAAAAACTCCATTAAAAAATGCTGGCATTCTAGTGGAACCACCGATGTCACTACCAATAGATATTGCAGTTCCACAAGCAGCAGTTATTGCTGCTTCTCCACCACTACTTCCTCCAACATTCCTGGTAGTATTGTAGGGATTGCAAGTTTGTCCATACAAATTATTTCTCGATTCTGTCCATAAATTCAATTCAGGAATATTTGTTTTTGCTATCAAAATTCCACCTGCCTTTTTCACTAAATTTACCACTGTTGCATCTTCGGGAGAGCGATAATCACGTCTGTTTGTTAAACCCATTGTATGAAGCATACCTGGATTATATGAAGCATACTACAATTATCACGAATTATACTAAAAATAATCAATATAATTCAGTGAAGATATTCTTGTAATATTGGATACATAACAATCTAAAGTTACCTTTGGCTTCATTGCTTTCTTTTGTAGTAAAGGGAACCCCTAAGAAaggtttttctttctttatttcatCAACATTCTGAGATTTCTCTAACAGTTTGTCTACTTCCTTAGCTTCTTCTAAAGCATCAGAAAATCTGTCTTCCACAACAGCATTTATTAATCCGTTTACTTCTTTTGCTCGTTCTATAAATGCTGTGACAACTTCCAAGGATGTCATCTTTTTCGTCCTAAATTAATACCACGTAAACTATAGTTTCATTAACTTTTAACTGGTTAGATTAAAATACTGAGTTATATTAGATACCTGATTTTATCAGCTAATTCTGTTGCACTTAGTaacaataaatcattttttactgGTGGCACTTTCTGTGCTTTACTATCATAGTAAAACCCAAAAAGTATGTCCACTAAAAAATCGAATATCATATGCACCTGAacaaatagccattttaaacaatccAGCGATACCTTTCTCGACATTTCCAATACATCTTTACACGTATCGTCATCTTCCTGTAAAATAAAgtgcagttaaatcattttgttaATAAGAAAGCTAAAAGTAGTTTCACCGAAAATCTTCTTACATACATTTCTATTTCTGTGTACATACACAAATGATAGATATATTAAATTACCTTATTTTTAACCGAAGTACACATATTAATAAGTTCTTtttaaatactttcgaatattaACTCAGCAACTTTCATGTAAATGTCATATTTTAATTTATGCAGATTTCTTGTGAAGAAGTCAGAAGTGCGTTCTGAGTGCAATAAATCGAAACGAATGTAACACAAGCCAATCACAGTCTAATAAATGTGAAATTCAGCCGGAACTTAAATTGTAATGTACACTGTAATGATTGTAATATGTACATTCGTGTTCTCAATCTTGAACTTTGATTGCAAAGTAGTCTTATAGAATGAAAACTTCAACATTTGCGAGAACAAACTTCCAGTGCGCATATGTACGGTAATAGTGTTTCTTGAATATAGCTGCACTTTTTTACAATACATATTCGGACCACATGCATATCATTATACGTGCTTTCAATATTAATTGAATATGTGatacgataaaaataattttttaagtaAAATTAAGATCTTGAAGTTGTATATGTACTTTTCAAGCGAAGCCCctgcaatatatgtatatgtacatattattatgttcgaaatattatcgcctt
The window above is part of the Megalopta genalis isolate 19385.01 chromosome 2, iyMegGena1_principal, whole genome shotgun sequence genome. Proteins encoded here:
- the LOC117226594 gene encoding fatty-acid amide hydrolase 2; translated protein: MCTSVKNKEDDDTCKDVLEMSRKVSLDCLKWLFVQVHMIFDFLVDILFGFYYDSKAQKVPPVKNDLLLLSATELADKIRTKKMTSLEVVTAFIERAKEVNGLINAVVEDRFSDALEEAKEVDKLLEKSQNVDEIKKEKPFLGVPFTTKESNEAKGMLHTMGLTNRRDYRSPEDATVVNLVKKAGGILIAKTNIPELNLWTESRNNLYGQTCNPYNTTRNVGGSSGGEAAITAACGTAISIGSDIGGSTRMPAFFNGVFGHKPTEGLTPLKGVGLRKVDYSNSMAEAGPICKKAEDLAPFLKVLIGEKVSLLQLDTSVDIKKLKFFYQESSGDLRASKVDSEMKTALLKAVYHLKEVTGSATKIRIPGSEYSYRLWRFWMSEENLDFKLSITNGQYRARAVSEIYKLLTGKCELTLAAIMKLIDEDLLPKDNPVWAKNVTANMKKYLLDKLGDDGVLLYPSSPFPASYHYTAYLRPFNFGYWCLFNILRLPTCQVPLGLDKDGLPVGVQVVAAPYNDHLCLAVAQELEKAFGGWVQPA